The following proteins come from a genomic window of Legionella cherrii:
- a CDS encoding cytochrome c oxidase subunit 3 translates to MGAHGTYYVPKPSHWPLVASCGLTTLLVGAASWLHHDWYGPYIFSIGMGIMIFMLFGWFGQVIYENSKGVYDQQVDRSFRWGMCWFIFSEVCFFGAFFGALFYTRFWVVPLLGGDVHPITHFTLWPDFNSTWPLLDNPNNKVFAGAEEAMGAWGLAAVNTLILLTSGVTITWAHWALKLEKHKQVLIGMVLTIALGILFLVLQSYEYHEAYTKMNLTLSAGIYGTTFFMLTGFHGLHVTLGTIMLIVIAVRCKLGHFTPERHFGFEGVAWYWHFVDVVWLFLFVFVYWL, encoded by the coding sequence ATGGGAGCACATGGTACTTATTATGTCCCTAAGCCAAGCCATTGGCCTTTGGTTGCATCATGTGGGCTGACTACTCTGCTTGTAGGTGCGGCGTCTTGGCTTCATCACGATTGGTATGGGCCTTACATATTCAGTATTGGCATGGGAATTATGATTTTTATGCTATTTGGTTGGTTTGGCCAAGTCATCTATGAGAACTCAAAAGGAGTCTATGACCAACAGGTTGATCGCTCATTTCGTTGGGGAATGTGCTGGTTTATTTTTTCTGAAGTTTGTTTTTTCGGAGCATTTTTTGGTGCCTTGTTTTATACCCGATTTTGGGTTGTTCCGCTTTTAGGGGGCGATGTACATCCCATCACACATTTTACCTTATGGCCTGATTTTAATTCCACCTGGCCTCTATTAGATAACCCCAATAATAAAGTTTTTGCTGGTGCCGAGGAGGCAATGGGAGCTTGGGGATTAGCCGCTGTGAACACGCTTATCTTATTAACCTCAGGGGTTACTATCACTTGGGCACATTGGGCCTTAAAATTAGAAAAGCACAAGCAAGTACTTATTGGAATGGTTTTAACCATTGCCCTAGGTATTTTGTTTTTGGTATTGCAAAGCTATGAGTATCATGAAGCATATACCAAGATGAATTTAACACTTTCTGCTGGTATTTATGGAACGACCTTTTTTATGCTCACAGGATTTCACGGTCTGCACGTAACCTTGGGTACTATTATGCTGATAGTAATCGCGGTTCGTTGCAAGTTGGGACATTTTACACCAGAGCGTCATTTTGGATTCGAAGGTGTTGCCTGGTATTGGCACTTTGTAGACGTGGTCTGGTTGTTCTTGTTTGTTTTTGTTTATTGGTTATAA
- a CDS encoding cytochrome c oxidase assembly protein: MKKQKGHQKLIIILSGLVLGMFAFGFALVPIYNSLCKSLGINGKTNPEAVAYDITKAKIDKKREITVEFVATNNSGVPWAFYPKTRKIKVHPGEIAKLAFYAENKTDHQMTVQAIPSVTPGIAAKYLKKTECFCFTRQTLNGHEAMDMPLLFHLDADLPEKVNTVTLSYTLFDVTDKA; this comes from the coding sequence ATGAAAAAACAAAAAGGCCATCAAAAGTTAATCATAATTTTATCCGGCCTTGTGCTAGGTATGTTTGCCTTTGGCTTTGCATTAGTACCCATTTACAACAGTTTATGTAAGTCACTGGGTATTAATGGTAAAACAAATCCCGAGGCAGTCGCTTATGATATAACTAAGGCTAAAATTGATAAAAAAAGAGAAATAACAGTTGAGTTTGTTGCTACCAACAATAGTGGTGTCCCTTGGGCATTTTATCCCAAAACTCGAAAGATCAAGGTACATCCTGGCGAAATAGCAAAACTTGCCTTTTATGCAGAAAATAAAACGGACCATCAGATGACGGTACAAGCGATACCGAGCGTTACCCCTGGTATTGCTGCTAAATATCTGAAAAAAACAGAATGTTTTTGCTTTACTCGGCAAACGTTAAATGGACATGAGGCTATGGATATGCCTTTACTATTTCATTTGGATGCTGATTTACCCGAAAAAGTAAATACCGTTACATTGTCTTATACTTTATTCGATGTAACCGATAAGGCTTAA
- a CDS encoding S1C family serine protease — protein sequence MLNNSTLKLEAEKQSVNYTTAWSTGSPSKSSATVSVLKYEGTVYLVTNAHAVANAHFLKAKFNQGSHEIPVTAVWVDPVMDVAILKANTEEGASLILKKVEPLEVDTKFQASSTEVNAYGYPAGGKGLSFTKGHISRTEISQIAYSNLPGITVQTSAPINPGNSGGPITVQVKDKEVCVGIVTQGNTSLSNVGYFIPATTVVQVIENYKKFGKLKDAKCIDYVTVPQVSFQWQSLKNSALRHQVGMKPSTLDEELTGIYVTKVSKNSCAFNKLQDGDVILEIDGHPILANGHVEVAELGYPISFLYLIQRKKYMDKMEFLIQRKNSDSEHETLKIEIRLNEQLGRNILGIKDGKPLKYHIQPSGKNGGFVFVKCTQALMDTYKSNYATGQRTITDYSNMPPMFNDFTASTLDDEQYEIVVLHHIFASEDTDGYENFALSRGALCESHRVVEVNDKKINNLHDLVTLLAENEQNPSSIKFANGKKVVIAPQVPNTKKELQQRYQIAFFTSAEVARGIAEARAAKDEFINKLKAVYDENKESFLPSEFKM from the coding sequence ATGTTAAATAACTCAACACTCAAACTAGAAGCAGAAAAGCAATCCGTTAACTACACAACGGCCTGGTCAACTGGCTCTCCCTCTAAATCAAGCGCCACTGTTTCAGTCTTAAAATATGAAGGAACTGTGTATCTGGTCACTAATGCCCATGCGGTAGCCAATGCTCATTTTTTAAAAGCGAAATTTAATCAGGGCTCTCATGAAATTCCTGTCACTGCAGTCTGGGTAGACCCAGTTATGGATGTTGCTATCCTCAAAGCGAATACTGAGGAAGGAGCGAGTTTAATATTAAAAAAAGTGGAGCCTTTAGAAGTAGACACTAAATTTCAAGCCTCATCTACCGAAGTTAATGCTTATGGTTATCCCGCTGGAGGTAAAGGACTTTCTTTTACCAAAGGCCATATTTCCAGAACTGAAATTTCGCAGATTGCTTATTCCAATCTTCCCGGAATCACCGTTCAGACGAGTGCTCCAATTAATCCAGGGAATAGTGGGGGACCAATTACAGTACAAGTTAAAGATAAAGAAGTCTGTGTAGGTATTGTAACTCAAGGAAACACTTCCTTAAGTAACGTAGGTTATTTTATTCCTGCGACCACGGTGGTACAAGTAATAGAAAATTATAAGAAATTTGGAAAGCTTAAGGATGCAAAATGCATTGATTACGTCACAGTGCCACAAGTTTCCTTCCAATGGCAATCATTAAAAAACTCTGCATTACGACATCAAGTAGGAATGAAGCCTAGTACTTTAGATGAAGAACTGACAGGAATTTACGTAACAAAGGTATCCAAAAATTCTTGTGCATTTAATAAATTGCAAGACGGAGATGTTATTCTCGAAATCGATGGTCATCCAATCCTGGCGAATGGGCATGTGGAAGTAGCAGAATTAGGATATCCCATATCATTTCTTTATTTAATCCAAAGAAAAAAATACATGGATAAGATGGAGTTTCTAATTCAAAGAAAAAATAGCGACAGTGAGCACGAAACACTGAAGATTGAGATTAGATTAAATGAGCAATTGGGGCGTAATATATTAGGGATTAAGGACGGTAAACCACTTAAGTATCACATTCAGCCGTCTGGAAAAAATGGAGGCTTTGTATTTGTAAAATGCACCCAAGCATTAATGGATACTTATAAATCGAATTATGCTACCGGACAAAGGACGATTACCGACTATTCTAATATGCCTCCTATGTTTAATGATTTCACAGCATCTACATTAGATGACGAACAATATGAAATTGTGGTGTTACATCACATTTTTGCCTCTGAAGATACGGATGGGTATGAAAATTTTGCTTTAAGTCGCGGTGCTTTATGTGAAAGTCATCGAGTCGTCGAAGTCAATGATAAAAAAATAAATAACTTACATGACTTAGTTACTTTATTGGCCGAGAACGAGCAAAACCCTTCTTCAATTAAATTTGCCAATGGAAAGAAAGTAGTTATTGCTCCTCAAGTTCCTAACACAAAAAAGGAACTTCAGCAGCGTTATCAAATTGCATTTTTTACTAGCGCTGAAGTAGCTCGAGGTATTGCGGAAGCTCGTGCTGCCAAGGATGAATTTATAAATAAATTGAAGGCAGTTTACGATGAAAACAAAGAAAGTTTTTTACCGTCGGAATTTAAAATGTAG
- the ctaD gene encoding cytochrome c oxidase subunit I — protein sequence MSSYTLAHDEKHDDHGPEQGKGVLGFIKRWLFTTNHKDIGTLYLWLAMISFFLAGGMALLIRAELFQPGHRFVDPNFFNQMTTLHGLIMLFGVVMPAFTGMANWQIPMMIGAPDMALPRLNNWSFWILPFAFTLLLSTTFHAGGGPNFGWTMYAPLSTKYAPPSTDFMIFSIHMMGISSIMGSINIIATILNLRAPGMTLMKMPMFVWTWLITAFLLIAIMPVLAGAVTMMLADRHFGTSFFNAAGGGDPILFQHVFWFFGHPEVYVLVLPAFGVISEVIPTFSRKPLFGYYFMVYATVSIAILSFIVWAHHMFTSGIPLGAELFFMYTTMLIAVPTGIKVFNWVSTMFRGSMTFETPMLFALAFVFLFTIGGFTGLMLALVPADFQYQDSYFVVAHFHYVLVPGVIFALFSATYYWLPKWTGHMYNECIGKWHFWLSVISVNVAFFPMHFLGLAGMPRRIPDYALQFTNFNMISSIGAFIFGFTQLLFLYNVIATVRKKGTKKDIAAGRAWEGAYGLEWTLPSPPPYHTFTTPPKLDL from the coding sequence ATGAGCAGTTATACATTAGCACACGATGAAAAACATGACGATCATGGTCCTGAACAAGGCAAGGGCGTCTTAGGATTTATAAAACGCTGGTTGTTTACTACAAACCACAAAGACATTGGTACACTTTACTTGTGGCTTGCAATGATCAGCTTCTTTTTAGCTGGCGGCATGGCATTGCTTATTCGCGCAGAATTATTTCAGCCAGGCCATCGCTTTGTTGACCCTAATTTCTTTAACCAAATGACAACGCTTCATGGGTTAATCATGTTATTTGGCGTGGTCATGCCCGCATTTACTGGAATGGCGAACTGGCAAATTCCAATGATGATCGGGGCTCCAGATATGGCTTTGCCCCGTTTAAATAACTGGAGTTTCTGGATTTTACCTTTTGCGTTTACCTTATTGCTTTCCACAACTTTTCACGCTGGAGGCGGTCCTAACTTTGGGTGGACGATGTATGCACCTCTATCTACCAAATACGCCCCACCAAGTACCGATTTCATGATTTTTTCAATCCATATGATGGGTATTTCATCGATTATGGGTTCGATAAATATTATTGCGACCATACTCAATTTACGGGCACCAGGCATGACTTTGATGAAAATGCCGATGTTCGTATGGACTTGGTTAATTACCGCCTTTTTATTGATTGCAATTATGCCTGTCTTGGCTGGCGCAGTAACGATGATGTTGGCTGACCGTCATTTTGGTACCAGCTTCTTTAATGCAGCAGGTGGTGGTGATCCCATACTGTTCCAACACGTATTTTGGTTTTTTGGACATCCCGAAGTATATGTTCTTGTATTACCCGCTTTCGGGGTTATATCCGAAGTAATCCCTACCTTTAGCCGTAAGCCATTGTTCGGCTATTATTTTATGGTTTATGCGACCGTCAGTATTGCTATATTGTCATTTATTGTTTGGGCGCACCATATGTTTACATCCGGGATACCCCTGGGTGCTGAACTATTCTTCATGTACACCACGATGCTTATTGCGGTACCCACAGGGATTAAAGTATTTAACTGGGTCAGTACGATGTTCAGAGGCTCCATGACCTTCGAAACCCCTATGTTGTTTGCCTTAGCGTTCGTCTTTTTATTTACTATAGGCGGATTTACTGGCCTGATGTTGGCATTGGTACCTGCAGACTTCCAGTATCAAGATAGTTATTTCGTGGTAGCACATTTCCATTATGTTCTGGTTCCCGGTGTAATTTTTGCCTTATTTTCTGCTACCTACTATTGGTTACCCAAATGGACAGGCCATATGTATAACGAATGTATAGGTAAATGGCATTTCTGGTTATCTGTTATTTCAGTGAACGTGGCATTTTTCCCCATGCACTTCTTAGGACTGGCCGGTATGCCAAGAAGGATCCCCGATTATGCGTTACAGTTCACCAATTTTAATATGATCTCTTCAATTGGAGCATTTATCTTTGGTTTTACCCAACTGCTCTTTTTATATAATGTGATTGCTACTGTGAGAAAGAAAGGTACTAAAAAAGACATTGCAGCAGGCAGAGCGTGGGAGGGTGCATATGGTTTAGAATGGACCTTGCCTTCTCCACCCCCGTATCACACATTTACAACTCCACCGAAGTTGGATTTATAG
- a CDS encoding ParB/RepB/Spo0J family partition protein, producing MTVKRSSLGRNLSALLSQSNGILLNEKPPAESLKLSIDCLQPGKYQPRGEMEEAPLMELAQSIKKQGLLQPLLVRELSSGRYEIIAGERRWRASQLAGLTEVPVILKQVDDETAMAMALVENLQREDLNAMDQARAMHRLTNEFSLTHQQVADLLCKSRTAVSNYLRLLALSTGVKKLLEHGDLDMGHARALLMLDEEQQNQVAQLIVAKNLSVRETEKLVERIKSGKIKDQQPDLGHSHTYHEQLNNLSQHLQTSIKLKPGKAGKGSLVIHYDNEHFLQMIIDQLGRTHQ from the coding sequence ATGACAGTAAAACGTAGTAGTTTAGGGCGTAATTTATCCGCTTTATTAAGCCAATCAAATGGTATTCTTTTAAATGAGAAGCCCCCAGCTGAAAGCCTAAAGCTTTCTATAGATTGTTTGCAACCAGGAAAATATCAACCTCGTGGCGAAATGGAAGAGGCACCTCTAATGGAACTTGCCCAATCCATTAAAAAGCAAGGTTTGCTTCAACCGCTATTAGTTCGTGAATTGAGTAGCGGGCGTTATGAAATAATTGCCGGTGAGCGTCGCTGGCGAGCCAGCCAATTAGCAGGACTTACCGAAGTTCCAGTGATTTTAAAACAAGTTGATGATGAGACAGCTATGGCTATGGCTTTAGTTGAAAATTTGCAGCGTGAAGATCTCAATGCCATGGATCAAGCACGTGCGATGCATCGATTGACGAACGAGTTTTCTCTCACACATCAACAGGTTGCAGATCTCTTGTGTAAATCCAGGACTGCAGTCAGTAATTACCTGCGATTATTGGCCCTATCAACTGGCGTTAAAAAACTTTTAGAGCATGGTGATCTTGATATGGGGCATGCCCGCGCCTTATTGATGTTGGATGAAGAGCAGCAAAATCAAGTAGCGCAATTGATTGTTGCCAAAAATTTATCGGTACGTGAAACCGAAAAGTTGGTTGAACGCATTAAATCCGGAAAAATAAAGGACCAGCAACCTGATCTAGGCCATTCTCATACGTACCACGAGCAGTTAAACAATCTGTCACAACATTTGCAAACTTCAATTAAGCTAAAACCTGGAAAAGCAGGCAAAGGCTCATTAGTTATTCACTATGACAATGAACATTTTTTGCAAATGATCATTGATCAATTGGGTCGTACGCATCAATGA